A portion of the Thermothelomyces thermophilus ATCC 42464 chromosome 5, complete sequence genome contains these proteins:
- a CDS encoding fatty acid delta-6 desaturase yields the protein MAGSGASPAVPGAPHQGEKRSYPVLTRREIEAQIAEGRCIFILDQYVIKADAWLKYHPGGEKAIMHVVGKDATDEVNGLHSPEARRMMDKYRIGRIEGRWKNFLPPIQGGKFRPRINDGEEEQEEEYDGSLVIQQQQQQQRQRQQKRQELTPRDGTSSSTSPSSSSSASSRSPSPTFDSEEAAPGLGLRRRKPELSRSDSVTSLSSVDDDGEEGEAAAPKSVDGMAHLDALTRKEIKLDLAKYPSVEPETQDAIVEKYRRLHERIKAEGLYECNYRAYAIEASRYTLLFGLMLVCLRWKWYVASAFFCGCFWHQLVFTAHDAGHMGITHNFQVDTVIGILVADFLGGLSLGWWKHNHNVHHIVTNAPEHDPDIEHLPFLAVSHRFLGSLRSTYYEHVMHYDAVAKVMISLQHRLYYVILLFGRFNLYRLSWMHLLAGKGPRKGPAAWHRWLELAGQVFFWAWYGYGIVYRSIDTNWHRFLFVLVSHWVTTPVHVQITLSHFAMSTADLGATESFPQKMLRTTMDVDCPAWLDFFHGGLQFQAIHHLFPRIPRHNLRRTQKLVQEFCDEVGIPYALYGFVDGNKHVIGRLAHVARQAAILSKCQSVLASGELGHHH from the exons ATGGCTGGTTCCGGAGCTTCTCCGGCGGTGCCGGGAGCTCCGCATCAGGGTGAGAAGCGCTCATACCCGGTGTTAACACGCCGGGAGATTGAAGCACAGATTGCCGAGGGGAGGTGCATCTTCATCCTGGACCAGTATGTGATCAAGGCAGACGCCTGGCTCAAGTATCACCCGGGAGGGGAAAAGGCCATCATGCACGTGGTGGGCAAGGATGCCACGGATGAGGTGAACGG CCTACATTCGCCCGAGGCCCGCCGCATGATGGACAAGTACCGCATCGGCAGGATCGAGGGCCGTTGGAAGAACTTCCTCCCGCCGATCCAGGGCGGCAAGTTCAGACCCAGGATTAATGACGGGGAAGAGGAGCAAGAAGAAGAGTACGATGGCAGCCTCGTCAttcaacagcagcagcaacaacaacgacaacgacaacaaaAACGACAAGAGCTAACCCCGCGGGACGGCACGTCGTCTTCGacctcgccgtcctcgtcgagCAGTGCTAGCTCTcgctcgccctcgccgaccTTCGACAGCGAGGAAGCCGCGCCCGGCCTTGGCCTTCGCAGGCGCAAGCCGGAACTTTCGAGGTCAGACTCGGTAACGTCCCTGTCGTCCGTCGACGATGACGGCGAGGAAGGCGAGGCCGCCGCGCCGAAATCTGTGGATGGCATGGCGCATCTGGATGCTCTCACCCGGAAGGAGATCAAGCTTGACCTGGCCAAGTACCCATCGGTCGAGCCTGAGACGCAGGACGCCATTGTGGAAAAATACCGGCGCCTGCACGAGCGCATCAAGGCCGAAGGCCTCTACGAATGCAACTACCGAGCCTACGCGATCGAGGCGTCGCGGTACACGCTCCTGTTCGGCCTCATGCTGGTCTGCCTGCGGTGGAAGTGGTACGTGGCCAGCGCCTTCTTCTGCGGCTGTTTCTGGCACCAGCTGGTCTTCACGGCGCACGACGCGGGTCACATGGGCATCACGCACAACTTCCAGGTCGACACGGTGATCGGCATCCTCGTCGCCGACTTCCTCGGCGGCCTCTCGCTCGGCTGGTGGAAGCACAACCACAACGTGCACCACATCGTCACCAACGCGCCCGAGCacgacccggacatcgaGCACCTGCCCTTCCTGGCCGTCTCGCACCGCTTCCTGGGCTCGCTGCGGTCGACCTACTACGAGCACGTCATGCACTACGACGCCGTCGCCAAGGTCATGATCTCCCTCCAGCACCGCCTCTACTACGTCATCCTGCTCTTTGGCCGCTTCAACCTCTACCGCCTCTCGTGGATGCACCTGCTGGCCGGCAAGGGCCCGCGCAAGGGACCGGCGGCCTGGCACCGCTGGCTCGAGCTGGCCGGGCAGGTCTTCTTCTGGGCCTGGTACGGCTACGGGATCGTCTACCGCAGCATCGACACCAACTGGCACCGCTTCCTGTTTGTGCTGGTCAGCCACTGGGTGACGACGCCGGTCCACGTCCAGATCACCCTGTCGCACTTTGCCATGAGCACGGCCGACCTGGGCGCGACCGAGTCGTTCCCGCAAAAGATGCTGCGCACCACCATGGACGTCGACTGTCCCGCCTGGCTCGACTTCTTCCACGGGGGCCTGCAGTTCCAGGCCATCCACCACCTCTTCCCCCGCATCCCGAGGCACAACCTGCGGAGGACCCAGAAGCTGGTGCAGGAGTTCTGCGACGAGGTCGGCATCCCCTACGCGCTCTATGGCTTCGTGGACGGGAACAAGCACGTCATCGGCCGCCTGGCCCATGTCGCCAGGCAGGCCGCCATCCTGTCCAAGTGTCAGAGCGTGTTGGCTTCGGGCGAGCTGGGCCATCATCACTGA